CTCAGTTGGTAGAGCATCTGACTTTTAATCAGAGGGTCGAAGGTTCGAGTCCTTCATGGCTCATCAATTTACAATTTGGCCCCAAGAGAAATATATCTCTACGGGTCTTTATCTATGAAAAGCGGAAGTAGTTCAGAGGTAGAACACCACCTTGCCAAGGTGGGGGTCGCGGGTTCGAATCCCGTCTTCCGCTCCATATGGGGCCTTAGCTCAGCTGGGAGAGCGCCTGCTTTGCACGCAGGAGGTCAGCGGTTCGATCCCGCTAGGCTCCACCATTACACTACATATAAACTTCGCCTTAAATCACTTGGATTTAAGGCTTTTTTATTTTTTGCTTTGGTTAAGTGACCGTAATAAAGAAAAAATGAAAAGTGGTAACCATGCAGCTTCTATGATGACAGTAATCAACTACGTTTCAAACTACTACCTCTTCTTAAACCAAAACTACCACTTTAAATAAAACCAAACTTCGTATATATATACATAATTTTGTCGAGTTGAGTCATTGCCCTGAAAGCGGTTAAAATAGTATTAATGAAGGGTAGGAGGTAGAGTATGAGGAAGCTATCTATAATTGGAATGCCGATGGATTTAGGTCAAATGAGACGGGGAGTTGATATGGGACCTAGTGCTATCCGGTATGCAGGGATAAATGAAAGACTGAAACCACTATTTGATGAAATTCATGACATGGGGGACATTCCGATTGGAAGACCCGAAGTGGTGATCGATAAAGAATCTAACTTACGGAATTTAGATCTTGTAGCCGAAAAAAGCACCTTGCTAGCTGAAAAGGTGGACGAAGTGATTGCTTCTGGTTCATTTCCGCTTGTTTTGGGTGGAGACCATAGCATTGCCATTGGAACCTTAGCAGGTGTATCTAAGCACTACACCAGCTTAGGGGTTATCTGGTATGATGCACATGGTGATTTGAATACGGCAGAAACCTCGCCTTCAGGAAATATACATGGTATGCCATTAGCAGCAAGCCTAGGAATTGGTCATCGTTCTTTAACAAATATCGGAGGATATGCCCCAAAGGTAAAACCAGAGCACGTGGTTATCATCGGCGCAAGATCTCTTGATGAAGGTGAAAAAATCCTAATTAAAGAAAAAGGCATAAAAGTCTATACCATGCATGAGATTGACAGGCTTGGGATGGCAAAAGTGATGGAGGAAACAATTGCCTATCTAAAAGAAAGAACAGATGGTGTTCACTTATCCCTAGATTTAGATGGATTAGATCCAAATGATGCCCCAGGTGTAGGAACTCCGGTTATGGGCGGTATTAGTTATCGTGAAAGTCATTTGGCAATGGAGATGCTTGAAGAAGCGCGGATTATTACCTCAGCAGAATTTGTGGAAGTTAATCCTATACTAGATGAAAAGAATAAAACAGCAAGGGCGGCTGTTGAACTGATGGGCTCCCTGTTCGGTGAAAAATTATTATAATTATTAAACAAGCAGCTTTCCATGAAAGCTGCTGTTATTATTCCTTCCGCTATTCCTTCCCACAGTAAAAAACTTTTAAGCTTCCTTTTATCCAAAATAGTTAATATTTGTTAATATAAAAAGTGTGTAAGAAAGAAATTATTTATATTGAAACCTTTTTGCTATTAATTCGTAAGATTGTATAGCTGTATTGGAGCTGAGAAGAATAGATGGAAGCCCTTATAAAAAAAAGAATTAAACAGGTAATAAAAGGCGATCAAGATGCTTTTGCTGAAATTGTTGAGATTTATAGTAATAGTATTTATCAGCTAGGTTATCGAATGCTGGGAAATCGCCATGAAGCAGAAGATATTGCACAGGAAGCCTTTATCCGTGCATATGTTAATATCAAATCATTTAATCAGGATCTAAAGTTTTCGACTTGGTTATTTCGGATTGCAACAAATTTGTGTATAGACAGGATAAGAAAGAAAAAGCCAGATTACTATCTTGATGCAGAAGTGTCGGGAACGGACGGCCTCACGATGTACTCACAATTGGCATCCAATTCCCCCTTGCCAGAAATTGAGTTAGAAAGTCTTGAACTTCAGGATACTGTTCATAAGGAAATTTTAAAGCTTCCTGAGAAATACAGATCTGTTATTGTTTTAAAGTATATTGAAGAGTTGTCTTTAAATGAAATAAGTGAAATTCTTGATTTGCCGTTAGGCACAGTTAAAACGCGGATCCATCGTGGGCGCGAGGCGTTACGTCAACAATTACGTTATGTGTGATAAGAGGTGAACACGTTGAAGTGTGATGAAAAAATCGTTGAGTTAATGCATGAATATTTAGATGAAGAAATTGACCCAGAAAATGAGATGATTTTAAGAGACCACCTCAAAAGCTGTAAGGACTGTGAGACACTGTTCAATGAATATAAGAGGACTATTGCGGTTGTAAAAGGAACTTCAAGAATGCAGGCACCGCCAAATTTTACAACGAAGGTAATGGCCAGCTTGCCAAAGGAAAAGAAAAAGGTTGGCATGCAAAGGTGGTTACGTAATCATCCGTTAATTGCTGCTGCGTCATTATTTATCGTTTTAATGACAGGAAGTCTAATATCAACTTGGAACCAAGATCGAGAATTTTCTGTTTCAAAACAAGAGAATTTGGTAGTTGAGAACGGTACTGTGATTGTCCCGGAAGGGGAAGTAGTTAAAGGTGATGTCATCGTCCGCAACGGAGAGTTAAGAATTGAAGGTGAAGTACAAGGCGATGTGACTGTCATTAATGGGGAACAGTACTTAGCATCTGCTGGAAATGTTACTGGTCAAATAGAAGAGGTGAATGAAGTCTTCGATTGGATCTGGTATCACATGAAAAGGACAGCTTTTGAGGTCATTGATATCTTTAATGATGGTGAAGAATAATAGTAAGAAGTCACTCCTAGTGAGTGATTTCTTTTTTCATGATATCAGTAAGAATGATTAATAATAAGTACATGTGTAATTTATGTTATAATAAATAGGTTATTAGTTAGACAAATTTACGGAGGAAAAACAATGCCGTTTTTTGAGGATTTTACTATATGGAAGTATTTAGCTAGTATTGTTGATATTCTCCTTGTTTCGTGGGTCATTTATAAACTGTTAAACCTAATTAAAGGAACAAAAGCTGTACAATTATTAAAAGGAATTGTTGTTATTCTCCTTATAAGAGTTGTTAGTGAGTTTTTTGGTCTTAATACGCTGAGTTGGTTAACGCAGCAGGCAATTGATTGGGGATTCCTAGCTATTATTATTATCTTTCAGCCTGAACTTCGGAGAGCCCTTGAGCAATTAGGCAGAGGACGGTTTTTTTCACGAACCAATGGCCCGGATGATGAGGAGCAAGAGAAAATGGTCGAAGCGATTGTTAAGGCCACAGACTATATGGCAAAACGGCGCATAGGTGCCTTGATTTCCATTGAAAGGGAAACAGGGATGAGTGATTACATAGAAACAGGTATCCCACTAGATGCAAAAATTTCTTCTGAATTACTCATAAATATTTTTATTCCAAATACACCACTGCATGATGGCGCTGTAATTATTCAAAAAAATAATGTAGCCGCCGCTGCTTGTTATCTTCCCTTATCCGAAAGCCCTTTTATCTCAAAGGAGCTTGGTACAAGACACCGTGCTGCTTTAGGAATAAGTGAAGTCACAGACAGTATTACGGTAGTGGTTTCTGAAGAAACCGGAAATATTTCTTTAACCAAAAATGGGGAGCTGCATCGAAATTTAACTTTAGACGCATTTAAAGAATTGATTTCTCATGATTTACTAATCACAAATACGAAAGTAAAACCGGCTTCTTCAGCTCGTTGGAACTGGAGGGGAAAGAATAATGGATAAACTGATGGATAATCCCTGGTTTATTAAAATACTGGCGTTATTATTGGCCATACTACTTTATTCTGCGGTCCCAAATTCAGGGGGGAAAACCACAGAAATAAATGTACCAGGGGATAATACCACAGAAACCTTAGCAGATATTCCAGTAAAAGCTTATTATGACACCGAAAATCTCGTAGTTTCAGGAATTCCCGACACGGTAGAAGTAACCATCGAAGGTCCAATGCCTCATGTTAAGTCAGCAAAGGCTTTAAAAAACTTTGAGGTTTTTGTAGATCTAACCAATGCCAATATAGGTAATCAAAAGGTGAAATTCGAAGTAAGCGGGTTATCTGATAAATTAAAAGCAACAATTAAGCCAAGTTCTGTAACTGTTGCAGTGCAGGAAAAAGTAACAACTGAATTTACGGTAGAGGCTGAATTTAATAGTGACTTGATAAAAGATGGTTATTCAGCGGGACAACCTACTGTTAAACCTAAGAAGGTTAAAATTACAGGTGCGAAGGATGTAATCGACCGAATTACATATGTTAAGGCAGCGCTTGAAGGTAAGGATCTTCTTGATAGTACAGTCTCAAGAGAGGCCCAGGTACAAGTACTAGATAAAGACTTAAATAAACTGAATGTAGTAGTAGAGCCGGCAACAGTAGAGGTCACTATTCCAATAAAAAGCAATGATAAAACAGTACCGATTAACATCGTTGAAAAAGGAACACCACAAGAAGGAGTCACGATTGAATCAATCGATTTGAATGTAAAAGAAGCAGTAATTTCAGGTACAGACGATGTACTGAAAGATACTGATAATGTCCGAGTCGAAGTCGACGTAAGTAAGATTAGTGAAAATACAACGATTACTCTGCCAGTAATTATCTCAAATGGCATAACAAAGGTAACACCTGAAACAGTAGAGGTGACCGTTGTGGTTAAAAAAGAGGAAGAGACCACTGTATCAGGTATCCCTATAAACATTAGGGGGTTATCAGAAGAATACCAAGCGGTAATAAATGACCCTTCCAACCAGTTAGTAAATTTATTAGTCTTTGGCACAGATGCACAAGCTACAGATCTTGGACCAAACAACTTCAATATTTTCATTGATTTAACAGGTTTTACAGAGGGTAATCATAATGTTCCGATTCAAGTCGATGGGCCACCGAATGTAAATTGGCAACCTGATAAATCGTCAGCCAAAATTACAATAACGAAAGACAACACATAAAACATAGCAGTATACATGATAAGGAGCGATTTTGATAATGGGAAAATACTTTGGTACCGATGGCGTCCGCGGAGTGGCGAATAGTGAATTAACACCTGAACTAGCATTTAAGCTTGGGCGTTTTGGTGGGTTTGTATTAACAAAGGATAAAGACAGACCAAAGGTGCTGATTGGTCGTGATACCCGTGTTTCTGGGCATATGCTAGAAGGGGCATTGGTAGCTGGATTACTTTCAATTGGTGCAGAGGTAATGCGCTTGGGTGTGATTTCAACACCAGGTGTATCCTATTTAACTAAAGCGCTGGGTGCTGAGGCGGGAGTAATGATTTCTGCTTCCCATAATCCGGTGGCAGACAATGGGATTAAATTTTTCGGGCCTGATGGATTTAAACTTTCTGATGAGCAGGAATATGAAATTGAAGAATTAATTGATATGACAGATGATCAATTACCTAGACCAGTTGGTGCAGATCTTGGTCAGGTCATGGATTATTTTGAGGGCGGACAAAAGTACCTGCAATACTTGAAGAATACAGTGGATGAAGATTTCTCTGGTATTCATATTGCTTTAGATTGTGCTCATGGAGCTACATCTTCTCTTGCTACACATTTATTTGCTGATTTGGATGCGGATATTTCAGTAATGGGTGCTTCACCAAACGGCATTAATATTAATGCTGGAGTTGGGTCCACACATCCAGAAGCATTAGCGGCAATGGTCAAAGAGAAGGGTGCCGATGTAGGCCTATCTTTTGATGGTGACGGAGACCGTTTAATTGCGATTGATGAAAAGGGTAATATCGTCGATGGAGACCAAATTATGTTTATTTGTGGTAAGTACATGAAAGAACATGGTCGTCTAAAACATAGTACAATCGTTTCCACTGTAATGAGTAATTTAGGATTTTATAAAGGTCTCGAAGTACTCGGGATTCAAAGTGTACCAACAGCAGTCGGTGACCGCTACGTGGTGGAAGAGATGAAGAAAAATGGGTTTAATCTTGGTGGTGAACAATCCGGACACATCATTTTCTTGGATTACAATACAACTGGAGACGGTTTATTAACGGGATTGCAATTAGTTAATATTATGAAAGCAACGAAGAAAACATTATCTGAATTAGCAGCAGATATGAAAAAATTCCCTCAGAAGCTTGTTAATGTTCGCGTAACAGATAAACACCATGTGACGGATAATGAAAAGGTAAAAGCGATTATAGAGCAGGTAGAAGCAGAAATGAATGGAAACGGACGTATCCTTGTTCGTCCATCTGGTACAGAACCACTTGTTCGAGTAATGGCAGAGGCACCAACAGAAGAATTGTGCGAAGCCTATGTAGATCGAATTGTTTCTGTAGTAAAGGCAGAAATGGAATTAAAAGAATAGAGATACAACTACGTATGCATAAGGGAACTTAACGGGACCCTTATGCATATTTTATTATATAATTGGTAAAGTAAAACATCTTTACCTTTTATTATTTAGTTGACGAATTTTGGATCATCAGTTACGATTAACTTGCTTTGTTTTTTCAAAGCAAAAAAATGGAAAAGGAGGATAGTAAAACACAACGTATTTCAAAAGCGCCTGAACTAACCAAGGTGGGTTAGTTGACGAGGAGGAGGTTTATCGAATGTTCGGCGGATACCTCCCGGTTGAACGCACAACCGATTGTTTCTTCTTTAAAACATCGAGGCAACTTGGTGCACAAAGAGAAGGAAATGCGCATACTAAAAATAGCAACAAAAAGTAAAAAGGTATATACAGATACCTTTCAAAACAGAGATAAGGGGGCAAGGTGAGCCTCCAAAAGCATTCTTGCCCCCTATATCAGGGAGGAAAAGAAAAAATGTGTGGAATTGTTGGATATATTGGATTAAATGATACGAAAGAAATTTTACTAAAAGGCTTAGAAAAGCTCGAATATAGAGGATATGACTCGGCAGGTATTGCTGTGATGAACGAAAATGGGGTTCATGTTTTTAAGGAAAAGGGACGTATTGCTGATTTACGTGAGATCGTAGACTTGAACGTAATGGCCAACATCGGAATTGGACATACACGCTGGGCTACTCATGGGGTACCAAGTAGAACAAACTCCCATCCACACCAAAGTGCATCTGGACGTTTTACATTAGTTCACAACGGAGTAATTGAAAACTATGATCTTTTAAAGCGCGAATATTTAGCGGATGTTACATTTGTTAGCGAAACGGACACAGAAGTCATTGTACAAATGGTTGAAAAATTTGTACATGAGGGCTTAGAAGTATTAGAAGCTTTCCGTAAGACTTTGGGTCTGTTACACGGCTCCTATGCCCTTGCATTATTAGACGAACAAAACAGTGATACAATTTTCGTTGCAAAAAACAAAAGTCCATTACTTGTTGGATTAGGTTCAGACTTTAATGTTGTAGCAAGTGATGCAATGGCGATGCTTCAAGTTACGAATGAGTACGTTGAGCTAATGGATAAAGAAATCGTAATCGTTACAAAGAACGATGTTACCATTCAAAACCTTGCCGGGGAAACTGTTACTCGTACATCTTACATTGCAGAACTAGATGCAAGTGACATAGAAAAGGGAACATACCCTCATTACATGTTAAAAGAGATTGATGAGCAGCCTGCTGTTATGCGTAAGATTATTCAAGCATACCAAAATGATCAGGGTGAATTAACAATTGATCGGGAGATCATCTATGCCATGAATAACTCTGATCGAGTGTACATTATTGCGGCTGGAACATCTTATCATGCAGGGCTTGTTGGAAAGCAGTTCATTGAAAAAATGGCTAAAATTCCTGTTGAAGTTCATATTTCTAGTGAGTTTGGCTATAACATGCCACTTCTTTCTGAGAAACCATTGTTCGTCTTTATTTCTCAGAGTGGTGAGACTGCGGATAGCCGTGCCGTTCTTGTTAATATTAAAGAAAAGGGTTATCAAGCTTTAACGATTACAAACGTGCCTGGTTCAACTCTTTCTCGTGAAGCAGATCATACTCTATTGCTGCACGCTGGACCTGAGATCGCAGTTGCCTCTACCAAAGCGTATACAGCTCAATTAGCTGTTTTAGCAATTTTAGCAGAGGTAACAGCAAAGAGCCGTAATCTTGATCCTGGCTTTGACCTTATTCATGAACTTGGTCTTGTTGCAAATGCGATGGAAGTCCTTTGCGATTCAAAAGAGATCATAGAGCATATTTCTAGAGAGTTTTTAGCAGTAACACGCAATGCCTTCTTTATCGGACGTGGAATTGATTACTATGTTGGCCTAGAAGGAGCCTTGAAGCTAAAAGAAATTTCTTATATCCAAGCGGAAGGCTTCGCTGGCGGAGAATTGAAGCATGGTACGATTGCTTTAATTGAAGAAGGTACACCAGTAATTGCACTAGCTACTCAAGAAAGTGTAAACTTAAGCATTCGCGGTAATGTAAAAGAAGTTGTTGCCCGCGGTGCAAACCCATGCATCATTTCGATGAAGGGTCTAAACATGGACGAAGACAGCTTCGTCATTCCGGAAGTACATGAATTATTAACACCACTTATCTCTGTAGTACCGTTACAAATTCTTGCCTACTACGCTGCACTACACCGTGATTGTGACGTTGACAAACCACGTAACCTCGCTAAATCCGTGACAGTAGAGTAAGGCTTTTAGGGAAGATCCGTATCCACTTTTGATGGATCGGGTCTTTTTTTCGTTTTGATTAGGAAGATGAGAGCACGAGAACGGCAAAAAAAAGGAAGAGTGGGCACTCATGAGGCGAATGAGAGCCCGAAAACTTTAAAAAGAAGCAAAATTGGGTCACTCATAGTAAGTCCATTGCTTACATCCCATAGCTTTATAATATTTCTGCAAGATTCTCCTTATTGTTTTTCTAGACTCTATCACCATACACCAATCAAAAATAATATTAGTCGTAACTCTTAGATTTGGAAAAAGTAACTTAAATTCTTGTATACTCCTTAATATAGCTGATTCAACCTCCTCCTCAAATCCACACTCATTACATGTTGCTTTTCTGTCGCCGCAACGAATAAAAAAGGAGTTACAGAAAACACAATTTAAACCCTTTTAAAGGGAATGGTAACTATAGGGAGGTAATTTTGGATAAGGAGATTCAATTTTGTGATCCTCTATTAGTTTGTCAGCAAGTTTCCGCTGCATCCCATTTAGGTTTGATGGTCTTGAGTTGAGTTTTTCCATAAAGTTATTTAGCTGTGGAGGAAAAATAATCGAATCGTTTTGTGGAGATTGATATAAGGAGAAGTTAGAATTGATAAATATTAGATAGGGAAGAATTCGAAAATGAAACCCATTTTTTTTGAGATATTGCTGGAGCAAAGTTTCAGCTCTCTTTACCTGGTGCAAAGGTTATTGATTGGATTTTTAGCACCACATAGATAAAATTCACCATCCTTATAAAAATAATTACCTTCAAAATTTTTTACTTCACAGGGGATGATTGTATCTTGAATAATCAAAGTGGAATCTAATTGAAATTTTGATTGGTTTATTTCGAGCGATAAATCGTTTAAAATAAGGATTTCATTATTGAGGCTTGCCGCCGTCAACAAGTCAAACGCCACTTCCCCTTCATATCCCTTCTTCTGATATAATACTGCTTCAGTTCTTCATCCGTTAAGCCCATTCTTGTGTTTAGAATTCTTAATAATTTTATTAAATCTGATTCTGTCCTAGATTTTAAGAACATATTACACTTCCTTTCTAAATTAATAGTACAGAAGTAAATGCATAAAATGCGTGAAAACTTTGTTAACATTTAAACTAAAAATAATTTAGAAAATTCTTGACACTCTTCCCCATGAGGTGATATTATTTTCCTCTGTGACAAAAAAGGAGGGGAAAATTTGATAAAGGTAGAAGGTATAACAAAATCATTCAAAGTAGCGAAGCGTTCCACTGGATTGCTCCAAGCCACCAAGGCTCTTTTTTACCGGGAGCATACGATTGTGGAGGCCCTAAAGGACATCACTTTCACGATTGAGCCCGGTGAAATTGTAGGTTACATTGGACCAAATGGTGCCGGAAAATCGACAACGATAAAAATCATGAGCGGCATTTTAGTTCCTGATGGGGGAAAGTGCGGTATTATGGGCTTTACGCCATGGAAGAACCGGGTTGAGTATGTTAAAAATATAGGAGTCGTCTTCGGTCAGCGCTCGCAACTTTGGTGGGATGTTCCGGTGATCGATTCATTTGAGCTATTGAAGGATATTTACTATGTCCCACAACAAGAATATAAAGCTACGTTAGACCTGCTCATTGAAACATTAGAATTACAAGACATCATCAACTCTCCTGTCAGGCAGCTTAGTTTAGGCCAGCGAATGCGCTGTGAAATAGCCGCTTCACTTATACATAATCCTCAGATTCTATTTTTAGATGAACCGACCATTGGGCTCGATGCGGTTTCGAAAATAGCAGTCCGCCAGTTTATCAAGACCATAAATCAAGAAAAGGGCGTAACGGTGGTCCTGACTACCCATGATATGAATGATATTGAGGCATTAGCCAACCGTGTAATCTTAATTGGTAAAGGCAGTTTACTCTATGATGGAAAATTAGAAGAATTGAGAAAACGTTTTGGAACGCATAAAACGATTACGGCAGACTATCGTAAAAATTCCAATTCTATAGATATACCTGGGACCTCCATCATCCACTGGTCGCCGGAACATGCTGTCCTTAGCATTGATACAGAACAAATCCTAACCTCAGACGTTATTACACAACTATCCAAAAAGGTAGACCTATTAGATGTGACGATCGAATCACAGCCAATCGAAGATATCATCGTCCAGCTTTATAAGGAGTTCCAAATATGAAAGTATATGCTTCGGTACTTAAATTAAGGCTGTTAATTGGTATGCAGTATCGGTCTGCTGCACTCGCTGGAGTAGCGACCCAATTCTTCTGGGGATTTATTTCGATTATGGTTTTTGAAGCATTCTACGAACATACATCCATAACACCGCCCATTTCATTAAAAGAATTAATTACATATATTTGGCTGCAGCAGGCGTTCCTGGCATTTATTATGCTTTGGTTTCGTGATAACGAATTATTTGACCTCATAACAAGCGGCAATATTGCCTATGAACTTTGCCGGCCCACCGATTTATATGGATTTTGGTATGCAAAACTTCTCGCACAGCGGTTATCCAGTGCACTATTACGCTGCTATCCCATCCTGCTGGTGGCGTTTTTTTTACCAAAGCCCTACAACATGCCACTGCCTCTAAATGCAATAACTTTCATATTATTTGTCATTACTCTTTTATTGGGCTTATTACTCTTAGTAGCCATTTCAATGTTCTTATATATTTCTGTTTTTATAACTTTATCTCCAATGGGTTCACTTTTACTATTCGGAGTTACGGGAGAATTTTTTGCTGGTTTGATTATTCCCATTCCACTAATGCCTCTGTGGCTGCAAAAAGTTGCTTATGTCCTGCCATTTCGTTGGACAGCTGATTTTCCGTTCCGAGTTTATTCTGGTCATATCGCACAAAGTGACGCCATAATAGGTGTTTTCATTCAACTAGGATATCTTCTTGCGCTCCTATGGTTAGGAAGATTAGCGCTTAACAGCGTATTAAAAAGAGTAGTTGTACAGGGGGGATAATGGAAGATGAGTCTTTATTTTAAGTATTTGCTGATTTTATTTAAATCCCAAATGCAATACCGAACATCATTTTGGCTTTTGTCGATTGGGCAGTTTTTCATCCCTTTCTCGGTTTTTGCCGGACTATACTTTTTGTTTGAACGATTTGGGCAAATAAAAGGCTGGGAGTTTTTCGAAGTTGCACTATGTTTTGCTGTGATTCATTTGGCTTTTTCATTAAGCGAATGTTTTGCGCGCGGATTTGATACTTTTTCGAGTTTAATCATAAAGGGGGATTTTGACAGAGTTCTTGTACGACCACGGAGCACCTTCCTTCAAGTCCTTGGGTCAAAATTTGAATTCACACGCATAGGCAGGCTGCTTCAAAGCAGTATCGTGCTCATTTGGGCTTTGGCTAATCTCCCCGTAGAATGGAGTTTAGTTAAGGCAGTGACCCTGCTTTTTATGATTACTAGCGGGGTATTAATATTCACAGGTATCTATATGCTTGCTGCTACTATGTGTTTTTGGACAGTTCAGGGTCTGGAAGTGGCAAATATCTTTACGGATGGCGGCAGAGAGATGGCTCAATATCCGTTAAATATTTATCAAAAATGGATAGCTCGAATATTTACCTATGTCATCCCTTTTGGTACTGTAAATTACCTTCCTTTGATGTTCATTCTTGGAAAAACACGGGGAGATGAGATACTTTATATGCTGACCCCACTGGCAGGCAGTCTCTTTATTATTCCTTGTTTTCTCGTCTGGCAAATTGGGGTCAGGCACTATCGATCCACTGGGTCCTAAGTAAGCAGTGGGAGTACACTGCTTACCTTTTTTTAGCCATATTTTCCTGTGCCATTTTAACAAGCTCACGGACCATGCTTCCGCCTAATCTGCCGCCGACCTTACCAGCTTCATGTGATGTGAGCTGGCCATTGTAACCTTTCTTTAAAGGAACACC
The Neobacillus niacini DNA segment above includes these coding regions:
- a CDS encoding anti-sigma factor family protein, translating into MKCDEKIVELMHEYLDEEIDPENEMILRDHLKSCKDCETLFNEYKRTIAVVKGTSRMQAPPNFTTKVMASLPKEKKKVGMQRWLRNHPLIAAASLFIVLMTGSLISTWNQDREFSVSKQENLVVENGTVIVPEGEVVKGDVIVRNGELRIEGEVQGDVTVINGEQYLASAGNVTGQIEEVNEVFDWIWYHMKRTAFEVIDIFNDGEE
- the cdaA gene encoding diadenylate cyclase CdaA gives rise to the protein MPFFEDFTIWKYLASIVDILLVSWVIYKLLNLIKGTKAVQLLKGIVVILLIRVVSEFFGLNTLSWLTQQAIDWGFLAIIIIFQPELRRALEQLGRGRFFSRTNGPDDEEQEKMVEAIVKATDYMAKRRIGALISIERETGMSDYIETGIPLDAKISSELLINIFIPNTPLHDGAVIIQKNNVAAAACYLPLSESPFISKELGTRHRAALGISEVTDSITVVVSEETGNISLTKNGELHRNLTLDAFKELISHDLLITNTKVKPASSARWNWRGKNNG
- the rocF gene encoding arginase gives rise to the protein MRKLSIIGMPMDLGQMRRGVDMGPSAIRYAGINERLKPLFDEIHDMGDIPIGRPEVVIDKESNLRNLDLVAEKSTLLAEKVDEVIASGSFPLVLGGDHSIAIGTLAGVSKHYTSLGVIWYDAHGDLNTAETSPSGNIHGMPLAASLGIGHRSLTNIGGYAPKVKPEHVVIIGARSLDEGEKILIKEKGIKVYTMHEIDRLGMAKVMEETIAYLKERTDGVHLSLDLDGLDPNDAPGVGTPVMGGISYRESHLAMEMLEEARIITSAEFVEVNPILDEKNKTARAAVELMGSLFGEKLL
- the glmS gene encoding glutamine--fructose-6-phosphate transaminase (isomerizing), coding for MCGIVGYIGLNDTKEILLKGLEKLEYRGYDSAGIAVMNENGVHVFKEKGRIADLREIVDLNVMANIGIGHTRWATHGVPSRTNSHPHQSASGRFTLVHNGVIENYDLLKREYLADVTFVSETDTEVIVQMVEKFVHEGLEVLEAFRKTLGLLHGSYALALLDEQNSDTIFVAKNKSPLLVGLGSDFNVVASDAMAMLQVTNEYVELMDKEIVIVTKNDVTIQNLAGETVTRTSYIAELDASDIEKGTYPHYMLKEIDEQPAVMRKIIQAYQNDQGELTIDREIIYAMNNSDRVYIIAAGTSYHAGLVGKQFIEKMAKIPVEVHISSEFGYNMPLLSEKPLFVFISQSGETADSRAVLVNIKEKGYQALTITNVPGSTLSREADHTLLLHAGPEIAVASTKAYTAQLAVLAILAEVTAKSRNLDPGFDLIHELGLVANAMEVLCDSKEIIEHISREFLAVTRNAFFIGRGIDYYVGLEGALKLKEISYIQAEGFAGGELKHGTIALIEEGTPVIALATQESVNLSIRGNVKEVVARGANPCIISMKGLNMDEDSFVIPEVHELLTPLISVVPLQILAYYAALHRDCDVDKPRNLAKSVTVE
- a CDS encoding ATP-binding cassette domain-containing protein; the protein is MIKVEGITKSFKVAKRSTGLLQATKALFYREHTIVEALKDITFTIEPGEIVGYIGPNGAGKSTTIKIMSGILVPDGGKCGIMGFTPWKNRVEYVKNIGVVFGQRSQLWWDVPVIDSFELLKDIYYVPQQEYKATLDLLIETLELQDIINSPVRQLSLGQRMRCEIAASLIHNPQILFLDEPTIGLDAVSKIAVRQFIKTINQEKGVTVVLTTHDMNDIEALANRVILIGKGSLLYDGKLEELRKRFGTHKTITADYRKNSNSIDIPGTSIIHWSPEHAVLSIDTEQILTSDVITQLSKKVDLLDVTIESQPIEDIIVQLYKEFQI
- the sigW gene encoding RNA polymerase sigma factor SigW, with protein sequence MEALIKKRIKQVIKGDQDAFAEIVEIYSNSIYQLGYRMLGNRHEAEDIAQEAFIRAYVNIKSFNQDLKFSTWLFRIATNLCIDRIRKKKPDYYLDAEVSGTDGLTMYSQLASNSPLPEIELESLELQDTVHKEILKLPEKYRSVIVLKYIEELSLNEISEILDLPLGTVKTRIHRGREALRQQLRYV
- the glmM gene encoding phosphoglucosamine mutase, which encodes MGKYFGTDGVRGVANSELTPELAFKLGRFGGFVLTKDKDRPKVLIGRDTRVSGHMLEGALVAGLLSIGAEVMRLGVISTPGVSYLTKALGAEAGVMISASHNPVADNGIKFFGPDGFKLSDEQEYEIEELIDMTDDQLPRPVGADLGQVMDYFEGGQKYLQYLKNTVDEDFSGIHIALDCAHGATSSLATHLFADLDADISVMGASPNGININAGVGSTHPEALAAMVKEKGADVGLSFDGDGDRLIAIDEKGNIVDGDQIMFICGKYMKEHGRLKHSTIVSTVMSNLGFYKGLEVLGIQSVPTAVGDRYVVEEMKKNGFNLGGEQSGHIIFLDYNTTGDGLLTGLQLVNIMKATKKTLSELAADMKKFPQKLVNVRVTDKHHVTDNEKVKAIIEQVEAEMNGNGRILVRPSGTEPLVRVMAEAPTEELCEAYVDRIVSVVKAEMELKE
- a CDS encoding YbbR-like domain-containing protein, with amino-acid sequence MDKLMDNPWFIKILALLLAILLYSAVPNSGGKTTEINVPGDNTTETLADIPVKAYYDTENLVVSGIPDTVEVTIEGPMPHVKSAKALKNFEVFVDLTNANIGNQKVKFEVSGLSDKLKATIKPSSVTVAVQEKVTTEFTVEAEFNSDLIKDGYSAGQPTVKPKKVKITGAKDVIDRITYVKAALEGKDLLDSTVSREAQVQVLDKDLNKLNVVVEPATVEVTIPIKSNDKTVPINIVEKGTPQEGVTIESIDLNVKEAVISGTDDVLKDTDNVRVEVDVSKISENTTITLPVIISNGITKVTPETVEVTVVVKKEEETTVSGIPINIRGLSEEYQAVINDPSNQLVNLLVFGTDAQATDLGPNNFNIFIDLTGFTEGNHNVPIQVDGPPNVNWQPDKSSAKITITKDNT